Proteins from one uncultured Anaeromusa sp. genomic window:
- a CDS encoding sugar diacid recognition domain-containing protein: MAKGLKRQLDARFAQTLVDIVAAELNKNVNITDEHGVIIASFSTERITQVHEIAANMLQTGVIRECAVSEEDERQWKGVRKGWNVPILFENHCVGVIGVSGEPDTSAPYARLAARFVEAALQANARQEELVQALNEKKELQSSLMNRIIQAQEEERRRISRELHDETSQALTSIIVGLRVLAAGAKGQEEESSLLQMRDLAVQTLEAVHHLAVELRPILLDDLGLLAAVQKYIEGYMKQYGIQVQLHVSNMHRERFPSELETTIYRILQEALTNAARHAQAEQIDITLAKQRGKIILVVADNGIGFADGRYTGHQGYTALGIYGMRERTALLDGTLEIKSSPGDGTTLIVEIPLRRRKKTEEI, translated from the coding sequence ATGGCAAAAGGTTTGAAGCGGCAGCTAGATGCGAGATTTGCTCAAACATTGGTGGATATTGTAGCGGCAGAACTGAATAAAAATGTAAATATTACAGATGAACATGGCGTCATTATTGCTTCTTTTAGCACGGAGCGCATTACCCAAGTGCATGAAATTGCCGCAAATATGCTGCAGACAGGCGTGATTCGAGAATGCGCCGTCAGCGAGGAGGATGAGCGTCAATGGAAGGGCGTGCGTAAAGGCTGGAATGTACCTATTCTTTTTGAAAATCATTGTGTCGGTGTTATTGGCGTCAGTGGCGAACCGGATACTTCGGCGCCATATGCCAGATTGGCCGCTCGTTTTGTAGAGGCGGCTCTGCAGGCCAATGCACGTCAGGAAGAGCTGGTGCAGGCTCTGAACGAAAAGAAAGAGCTGCAGTCCAGTCTGATGAACCGGATCATTCAGGCCCAGGAAGAAGAACGCAGGCGTATCTCAAGGGAACTTCACGATGAAACAAGTCAGGCGTTGACATCAATTATTGTCGGCTTGCGTGTCTTAGCTGCCGGAGCTAAGGGGCAAGAGGAAGAAAGCAGCTTGCTGCAGATGCGCGATTTGGCGGTACAGACGCTGGAGGCGGTGCATCATCTGGCTGTGGAATTGAGACCTATCCTTTTGGATGATTTAGGGCTGCTGGCAGCGGTGCAGAAGTATATTGAAGGGTATATGAAGCAATATGGCATACAGGTTCAATTGCATGTAAGCAATATGCATAGGGAACGTTTTCCTAGCGAGCTGGAAACAACAATTTATCGGATCTTGCAGGAGGCTTTGACCAATGCAGCTCGTCATGCTCAAGCAGAACAAATCGACATAACCCTGGCTAAACAGCGGGGGAAAATTATTTTGGTAGTAGCAGATAACGGCATCGGTTTTGCGGATGGGCGCTACACGGGGCATCAGGGGTATACGGCCCTTGGCATTTATGGCATGCGCGAGCGGACGGCTTTATTGGATGGAACCCTGGAAATCAAGTCTTCTCCTGGAGATGGAACGACGTTGATCGTGGAGATTCCTTTGCGTAGACGTAAAAAAACGGAAGAAATTTAG